A segment of the Psilocybe cubensis strain MGC-MH-2018 chromosome 5, whole genome shotgun sequence genome:
TGCCCTAGCAATGACGCGAGCGACATCCCCTCCTTTCCGACCAGCGAGATCATCTAAATACTCGATACCAACTGCCCGATTCCCTCTACCGTAGGTAATGGGTACATCTCCTGGCATTATTTCTGTATAATGAATTACTCACTCAAAGATAACGCGGATGACACGATGCCTATCGAGGACCGTTAGATTGAGGTTATTCTCTTGATTGTAAATGTAATGATGGGCAGTATCAGATCTTCGCCCTGTTAGACCGTTGATATAACTGTCATCATTAATCAGATAAAAAGTTGAGCAAATACGACCGCATCATTACATACCGCTCAGCGTACTATAGATAAGATCACAACGCCGTTAGGCTCGGAAATTCGTGCACGGAACGGTAAGTGGCACTTACTCCGTACTTGTTGCATTCATAGAACGTATTCACATCTTCAGTGATCTGAGGCCGCTTCTTATCATACGCTGCGGCAACTTCTAGGCTATTCGATGCAATGTTTATCAACCCAGGAGGAACATGAGAAATTTTGAGAGGACCAGATGTGCCATGAGTATCGTTCTTTGTCTCGGGTTGATATGTCTCAGCCTTCAAATCCCCAGTTTTCAGCCATCAAAGGTATGAAATAGTaagaaaaaacataccttcttGAGTAACGGAATGAGATGTTTGGAACCCCAGCCAGCGTTGCCGTACTCTATCTCCCAGTCGTCATAATCCGACGCCGCGCCACGAGTATAAACCATAACTAGGATATGCACATTTAGCATTCAGAAACGAGAGAAAGTGTTGCCACAAACAATTGACACTAGAGCCACCTCCAACTGCACTTGGGGCCAGAACAATGGGAGCTCTCCCCAGAAGAGAATCCGTTGGTTTGCCAACATGTACAGCAAACATTTCAGATTCTCCTGTGGCAACTCGTGCTAATGCATTGGCATAGCGGGCAGGTTGAATAACATCTCGTTTTTCTCGGGTATGTGGGCCTGCCTCAACCACCTAGAAGTGGCCCATTAATTTGCCAAAAAATAAGGTAGTTTAGGGCATCTGTGTTTACCAGTATCTTAAGAGATGGATCAGCAGCAGCCAGACGGCCAGCCGTTATGCAAGCAGAGGCACCACCTGAAGTGTTAAGGCATGTTAAAAATCGTGGTTTCATTAATTCGAGCTTCAAGAAAACCTACCTCCTGCGAAAATTATATCATAATCAGCTTCAGTGGTCATTCTAGCTAAGTGTGGAATAGTGAGAAGAACAAATGGTAGCAAACCATGGCATCCTACACCGGCTACTATTTATTAGAAGGGAGCTGCACCCTGAATATTCGATTGGGGCGAATTCAAACCGGCCTTTGCGGTCACGGCACACCAACACGGGTTGATTATCTTCCAAGGGTCATAAAGTTCCTGCTAGCTTAACGATATAAGGGCATCTTTTATCGGACTCGGCAACTCGGATGGATATCTCGCACGACAGGGTCGCGCTGTGACAAGAATTGTAGTTTTATTTGAGCTTACGATAACTAGTGGCACATGCATAATTCAATGCGTGGTCACTCCAGCTATGCCTAGATCTTCTGCTATAATGACAGCCGCCTTCTCGCCGATGGCAATTGCTGTATTGTAGGTGTTGGCTCCGACATTGCCTGGACAAATGCTACCGTCTAATAAGGTAGTGATTACATGTAAGCACAAAAAGGCGCTGAAGTCATTTCAACTTGCCTGCAACTTTAAGGCCTTCAATTCCATAAACATTCAAACGCTCGTCGACGACGCCTCCTTGTTCTCTTGGTTTCATTGCACATGTACCGAGCTATGTAGGGAATTAGTCAACCCAGGCTTCCTCTAGCAAACATCTGAATCGTACGGAATGCCAAGTGGTCGTAGCTTGATTATCAAGCGATCAGTCAGACAAGTCGTTATCAGTGTGATAAAAGTGCATACCCTTCTCTCTAGTGAACTGGTCGATAgcgtcatcatcttccttgGTATACACAATATCAGGTTCTGTCAATGCTACAGGGTTGGCTGACTGCTTGGTGGCAGCATTGCTTCCCGCCTTGAATTTAGGGTGCTCGCTAATGAGCTCGCCTCTATAATGCTTCATCCGGCGGGAGAGTTCTCGAATTTTCTTGTAGCCCCATCTCAAAACAACAAGGTCTGCCGCACTTTGCACGCAGTTAGCTAAATGTAGCGTTTAAGATGATATTTCAGCGTACTCGTCAAGATAACCTGGATGGAAATCAGATTGGGCATATGGATTATTCCCTGAAGTGATATGGACGCTGCCAACCGAAGCAGGATAACCCTATTAAACAGTTTCAATGCTTCTTAGCATATGTGAATGTAGTATTGATCCAAATTGCATACCAAAAAATATGCCATGGTGAAATATTTTCCAGTCGTAATTGAAGGATCCGGGCCGACATATCTATGAGAAAAAGTTGGAAAACCTCCTATGGCAAGAAAATCCAGAGCAGAACACATACGCCACAACAGGAAGAAGTAGCAGAACAGGACGATCGGGAACATCTGCATAGTAAGTTGTCCAGATTTTGTCAAATTCTGGTGACATAGCCGCTCTTTCTTCTGCATTGGGTTTGAACTTGATACCCGAGTCAACAGAGCTACAGATCCCAAGATTGGTTTCATACAAAAACAGGactgaagaaaaaaatcacTTGTGTGACATAAGACCTTTCCCGTCGTTTAACCATTGTTGGGCATAAACTAAATGAAAAAGATACGCGGTTTGAATCAACAGGAATGCGGAGAAATTTGACTCCGTACCGTTTATCTCTTCCTCACTTCCATGAAAGATGGGATCAAGAGTATCAGCATCAGGAGTCGCTGCGAATGGTAAAAATATCCCGAAGTGATCTATAATGGCGTACGATAAGCATATAACAATCTCCTCAAACAAAATGACATGTACCAAGGTAATTTTCACCAACACCTGGTAGATCAACCAAAACCTCAACACCGGCTTTCTCCAAAACGGATTTTCCACCGATGCCTGATCTTTCGAGAATGGCTGCGGATCCAAAGGCACCTGCTGAAAGAACAACAAGACGGGATGCTCTTGCGGTCAATAGCGTGGTAAGTCCTCCACTGCGTCCTATAACATCGCTAACGTATTGGACTCCAACAGCACGCTTGTTTCTGGAGAGATCGTGGAATCATCGATAAAAAAGAATTGAACTATGTATGTAACTTACTCGAAAATGACACGAACGACTTTGTGTCTGTCCAGGACTGTCAAGTTAGTGTTGGGTTCTTGGTTATAGATGTAATGATGCGCAGTATCGGAGCGTCTACCAGTCTCCGCATCAACATATCTAGGGAAGAAATGGTTTGATTTAGACCAGACACTTAGCCATGCACAGCACATTTATAATCACCTTGCCCACGGCTAAAGTAGATAGATATACAATGAGTGAGGCACCTCATGGGTCATTGCAATAACAGAACTTACGGCATACTTATCCACTGCCCGGAATTCATTAGCGTCAGCGGTCAGAGAACGCTGTTTGTCATACGCTCCTGCAACTTCGAGAAAATCATCTGAGACATTCTTGAGATCAGGCGCAAAGGACACCTTGATCGGACCGGAGGTGCCATGAGAGTCATTGGTGATCTCCGCCTGATACGTTTCCGCCTGGAAGTGACTTCATTGAAAAACTAGTTTCTACACAACAAAATAGGCGAACAACAAACCTTCTTAAGAAGAGGAATGAGATGTTTTGAGCCCCATCCCTTGTTCCCAAATTTAGTTTCCCAGTCGTCATAATCAGATGCGGCGGCTCGAGTGTATACCACAACTACAATATTTTCTGACATGTTAGAATTTTTATACAATGAATAGGCAAATAACCCGATTCACAATTGACAGCGGAGCCTCCTCCGACGGCACGGCCACTGGGGACCACTGGTTCGCGACCAAGAAGGGATGGACTGGGTTTTCCTTtatgaaaagaaaagacctccttggcaagggcaagatTGCTGAAGTAACGTGCAGGTTGTATATGGTCTTGCAATTCTCGAGTATGTGGTCCCGCTTCAATGACCTGAAATAATGCGTTTGGTTTCGTTAATTAGTTTGACCTCTGGTGAAGATTACACGCACTAAAATTTTGAGCGATGGATCAGCAGCAGCCAGCCGTCCAGCTGTAATACATGCTGATGCCCCTCCTGCATCGATGTGTCAGACCTTTAGTATATCTTCAGTAGGTTAAAACGTTGAGCCAAACCTCCTGCAAAGATAATGTCGTAAAGCATCCCTTGAGGTTCCGCCATTGGCAATTAGTAGGCTTGAAAAGAGGTAACAAAGTTTGAGCAAGAAAGCTCTTATCTTAAGTAGATATTCGGATCGATATTAAACTGGTTCTTCAGGCATCTGCTTCTTTGGTACACTAATCAAACGACAGGATCGTGGAGTAATCTAAAGCCCACGAAGTAAATATTCACAAGCCTAGCAGCCAGAGGTTATGATTAGTATGCATTCTCGTGTTGAAAACCGATATTGCTTACCCGTTAATATTGAATTGCGTGTCCAAAAGTACAGGCTGGTGTGGCTTCATACATGTCAGCTGCCCTTTGTGACAATGCAACCACACGCCTCGTGAGATCCGAATCGTGAAAACAGGGCATATTACATCCCTTCCATCAACCAGGTACTTAAGGGACTTGGGAGGGGGTTCTTTTAGCGATAATTATTCATGTCTGAGGATAGGACCAAAAGCATTTGCGACTTTTTTCGAGGGGGAACACCAATGCGAACGGGTTTCAAAAATCGTAGAAAGGTAATTCTGCTGGGCAAATATGATTATGTTGACTTTCGATGCAAAGTAGAATTTGGTAAAGGCAAGGCTGTGAGAAATCAGGTCTTCAGCAACTTGACCACATGCGATGCTTGTGTATCGGTGATTACCGAAAGCTCTAAAAAGCGATTTATTAACTCGATCAATGAACAATGTGCTCAAGAATCGGACACGGCTGAGTTCCGAACAAATACCAGGAGATAGTGTAAAGTAGAAGAGAGGTCAATGAATATTTCTACGGAGCTGTGTACGAGTTCATCTTAACAAATTGCCTTTCTAAAACACTTTACTGCTAGATCTGACGGCGTGGAATTCAGATGTGGAGCTCATAGGAAAATATGTCTGTTTCAATGCTTGATCTAGCCGACAGCGTATAGACGAACAActcagaagaaaaaaacgacACCTAAGCCAGTTATTGAAAGTTTTCACGGCCTTGCCACTACTCCTATAATTCCCAGTTCCTCCGCGATTATGACGGCGGCTTTCTCCCCAATGGCGATGGCAGTGCTATATGTGTTAGCGGCAACATTTGCAGGGGTAATACTACAGTCTGTTCGAACATGATCATTCAGGATATGATTCAGGAAAATAAACAATCAAAACATACCGGCAACCTTTAGGTTTTGGGTACCATATACGTTTAGCTTGGAGTCAACCACACCGTTTTGCTCTCGAGGTTTCATTGCGCACGTTCCAATCTTAAATTATTTACTTAATCCAAAGGCAGAAAAATAATACAGAAGATATCTCACTGAGTGCCAGCATGTCTCAACTATTCAATTAGACGATATTAAGCTTTTGAAAAGCAGACAAAGAGAAGTCGACGTACCTGTTGATTTGTGGTACTCGTCAATAGCTAGATCATCCTCTGTAGTGTACACAATGGGGGGAGCATCAATAGGTAAAGGCTTGGTCTCCTTCCCAACAGCTGCTGCGCTGCCAGCCGGGAATAGTGGGTGTCCGACAGCAAGCTCGCCGCGGAAGTACTTCATTCGTCGGGCGACTTCGCGGGCTCTCTTGTACCCCCAAGCCAAAACAGCCAGGTCAGCTTGCCTAAGGGGAAGGTGATAAGTATCTAGTACCGTTAAGGGTCATAAGCTATCCTCTTACTCCTCTAGGAAGCCCGGGTAAAAGTCAAGTGGCGCATAAAGATCAGTTCCAGAGGTGATGTGGACATGTCCAGTAGCGAGAGGATGTGTCTACATAAATGTATGTTAAACGACTTCATACTTTTAGTATTTTTGAAGGTTTACTGAGAAATACGCCACGCTGAAATATTTGCCTCGTGGTACTTCAGGGTTAAGTCCGACGTATCTATAAACAAACCAATAAGTCAATTACGGCAACATGGACGAGTGGAAGACGTACGCAGCCATCGTCGCCATCATTAAAATCGGTTTGTCGGGTTTGTTCGCATAGTAGGACTTCCACCGTTCTTCGAAACTAACAGGTATTTCTTTGAGTTCAGCTTCTTTGGGCCTCAGCCTGATGCCTCCATCTATGCCACtataaagaaaagaaattagTCAACACCATGACAATAACTGGCTGGATTTGAATGCAATCCACACACTTGTTGGCGAACAGTCCTTTCCCTTCTTTGGTCCACTGATCTGCGAAGGCTAGAGACGTGTCAAAAATTAGATATGACACTGGTATTCAATAAAGGTACACGCATACTCTGTACTTCGTCTTCGTGACCACGAAATACTAAATCCATTGTGGTGGCATCCTCACTGGCAAGGTAAGGGGTGAAAATTACATTATGGTCTACAGGCCAAGTCAGTAATTCCCTTTGCTATTTTGGAACTTAGTGTCCTTACCCATATAATTTTTTCCTACACCTGGCAAATTGACAAGTTGTTCGACTCCATTCTTTTTCAGAATTTCAGGAGAGCCCACACCCGAACGCTCGAGAATGGCAGGCGAACCAAATGcgccagaagaaagaaccACAAGGCGAGCAGCTCTGACAGAGATCGGCTTGATAGC
Coding sequences within it:
- a CDS encoding Alcohol oxidase; translation: MAEPQGMLYDIIFAGGGASACITAGRLAAADPSLKILVIEAGPHTRELQDHIQPARYFSNLALAKEVFSFHKGKPSPSLLGREPVVPSGRAVGGGSAVNFVVYTRAAASDYDDWETKFGNKGWGSKHLIPLLKKAETYQAEITNDSHGTSGPIKVSFAPDLKNVSDDFLEVAGAYDKQRSLTADANEFRAVDKYVDAETGRRSDTAHHYIYNQEPNTNLTVLDRHKVVRVIFENKRAVGVQYVSDVIGRSGGLTTLLTARASRLVVLSAGAFGSAAILERSGIGGKSVLEKAGVEVLVDLPGVGENYLDHFGIFLPFAATPDADTLDPIFHGSEEEINVYAQQWLNDGKGLMSHNSVDSGIKFKPNAEERAAMSPEFDKIWTTYYADVPDRPVLLLLPVVAYVGPDPSITTGKYFTMAYFLGYPASVGSVHITSGNNPYAQSDFHPGYLDDAADLVVLRWGYKKIRELSRRMKHYRGELISEHPKFKAGSNAATKQSANPVALTEPDIVYTKEDDDAIDQFTREKATTTWHSLGTCAMKPREQGGVVDERLNVYGIEGLKVAGNICPGNVGANTYNTAIAIGEKAAVIIAEDLGIAGVTTH
- a CDS encoding Alcohol oxidase yields the protein MSATYDVIFAGGGASACVTAGRLADADPTLRILVLEAGSHSKDLFYHVQPGRFFSNILTGKPVLSFHVGQGGKGTGERFHIVPSGRAVGGGSSINFLMYTRPAASDFDDWETVHGNKGWSSKEIIPLLKKAETYQPNPTHPAHGSSGPIKISFASTGNNVGEELIAVGQALKDGRGSTNDINDFSSKSLNSWGMFIRYVDSNTGKRSDAAHGYIYNKAHPNLTVQTGSKVLRVLFDGTRAVGVEYVDDKIGRAKCAIKPISVRAARLVVLSSGAFGSPAILERSGVGSPEILKKNGVEQLVNLPGVGKNYMDHNVIFTPYLASEDATTMDLVFRGHEDEVQTFADQWTKEGKGLFANNGIDGGIRLRPKEAELKEIPVSFEERWKSYYANKPDKPILMMATMAAYVGLNPEVPRGKYFSVAYFSTHPLATGHVHITSGTDLYAPLDFYPGFLEEQADLAVLAWGYKRAREVARRMKYFRGELAVGHPLFPAGSAAAVGKETKPLPIDAPPIVYTTEDDLAIDEYHKSTVETCWHSIGTCAMKPREQNGVVDSKLNVYGTQNLKVADCSITPANVAANTYSTAIAIGEKAAVIIAEELGIIGVVARP